A section of the Planctomycetia bacterium genome encodes:
- a CDS encoding cold shock domain-containing protein has product MPIGKIKKLVTDKGFGFIQPEDGADVFFHHTTVDDQQFDDLTEGQQVEFTLDQGGGGGKSKGPRAATVKPL; this is encoded by the coding sequence ATGCCGATCGGCAAGATTAAGAAGTTGGTGACGGACAAGGGATTCGGCTTTATCCAGCCCGAGGATGGCGCCGACGTGTTTTTCCATCACACGACCGTGGACGACCAACAGTTTGACGATCTCACCGAAGGGCAACAGGTCGAGTTTACGCTCGACCAGGGTGGAGGTGGCGGAAAGTCAAAGGGTCCGCGAGCGGCGACTGTGAAGCCGCTGTGA
- a CDS encoding type II secretion system F family protein, which produces MFSARVGKRQLAALCRRLATSLEAGLDIRRIMTREAEGRGSPALRSRLAEIDRQVAAGVSIHEAVAATGDYFPPLFREMIAVGEATGKQAEIFRHLADHYDHQLAVRRVFLTALALPLLQLGATILIIAVLIWALGAIASYSNSKPIDILGFGLYGTQGLIKYFAFLATLSAIGVFIWQAIQRGWLWGRIVERILLRVPFIGGALRVLAMERLAWSLRLTLDTNMETRQAIDLSLRSTQNGVYRDAGPDINREVASGRSLTEAFERTHVFPDDFLEALDIGERSGRIPESMEHLAQQYQDKGRLAIRALSVLGWVVTFMVIAGVIISLIFKLAFFYVGTINEFAKPI; this is translated from the coding sequence ATGTTCTCCGCCCGGGTCGGCAAGCGGCAGTTGGCGGCGCTTTGCCGGCGGTTGGCTACTTCTCTGGAAGCCGGCCTGGATATCCGCCGCATCATGACCCGCGAGGCTGAGGGGCGCGGCAGCCCGGCCTTGCGTTCCCGATTGGCGGAAATCGACCGGCAGGTGGCCGCTGGCGTGAGCATTCACGAGGCGGTGGCGGCAACCGGCGATTATTTCCCGCCGCTGTTCCGCGAAATGATCGCGGTCGGCGAAGCGACTGGCAAGCAGGCCGAGATCTTCCGCCATCTGGCCGACCATTACGATCATCAACTCGCGGTGCGGCGCGTGTTTCTGACGGCGCTCGCCCTGCCGTTGCTGCAACTGGGCGCCACGATTCTGATCATCGCCGTCCTCATTTGGGCGTTAGGCGCCATCGCCAGTTATTCCAACAGCAAGCCGATCGACATCCTGGGCTTCGGCCTTTATGGCACGCAGGGACTGATCAAGTATTTCGCCTTTTTGGCGACCCTGTCGGCGATCGGCGTTTTCATCTGGCAGGCCATCCAGCGAGGCTGGCTCTGGGGCCGCATCGTCGAGCGCATCCTGCTGCGCGTGCCATTCATCGGCGGGGCGTTGCGCGTCTTGGCGATGGAGCGCCTCGCCTGGTCGCTGCGGTTGACCCTCGACACCAATATGGAAACACGTCAGGCGATTGACCTTTCGTTGCGGAGTACGCAAAACGGCGTCTATCGGGACGCCGGACCCGATATTAATCGCGAGGTGGCGAGCGGACGCTCGTTGACGGAAGCGTTCGAGCGAACGCATGTCTTTCCGGACGATTTTCTCGAAGCCCTGGATATCGGCGAACGGAGCGGCCGGATTCCGGAGTCGATGGAGCACCTCGCCCAGCAGTACCAGGACAAAGGCCGCCTGGCGATTCGGGCCCTGTCCGTGCTGGGCTGGGTTGTGACGTTCATGGTCATTGCCGGCGTGATCATCTCGTTGATCTTCAAACTGGCTTTCTTTTACGTGGGCACAATCAACGAATTTGCCAAGCCGATCTAG
- a CDS encoding PVC-type heme-binding CxxCH protein encodes MSRMSMVGTLTLILSFALMIGTIQADEAFPEPFDTEKAATKPLEPEEAAASWTTPPGFQVRLFAGEPDVRQPIGMTFDDRGRLWVAENYTYAESGVNFDARLRDRIVILGDTDGDHRADRRTVFADQLEHLTSVEIGFGGVWALAAPYLLFIPDRDGDDRPDGEPVVMLEGWNVADVRHNVVNGLRWGPDGWLYGRHGILATSRVGTPETAESARTALNCCVWRFHPTQHRFEVVCQGTTNSWGMDWNEQGELFFINTVIGHLWHAVPGAHFRRMYGEDFNPHTYELIEQTADHVHWDVTTEDWLATRKTLSENTSHTGGGHAHSGLMIYSGDNWPEEYRGDVFMLNFHGRRLNRDRLERHGATYTAHHQPDPLQSGDPWFRGIDLACGPDGGVYVLDWSDTGECHDEDGVHRSSGRVFKIVHDGPLPVKTGSVDLAKLSNRELAKLQCDGQQRLAAQARRLLQERAAAGIDMSDANEVLRMTLVSTDEPSNFALRACWGLHAIGQLSDVDLRWMLSHADEHVRTWGVRLLADRPITDANTRALLEQLAEHEQSGLVLTYLASAMQRFPLDDRWALATLLASHAEFADDRVLPLMVWYGIEPSVPVSPAAATELALNSKLPKLSTFIVRRITGELARNPQAADPLVTFLRSTPDAALRRAILIGMSDALRGWRQAPAPAGWAAFAATLSDADDETMSCVRELSAVFGDGRALDELKQVVGDASQPLVQRREALRALVQARVEGLDETLRPLLANRELAVDAVQSLATLDLAHHQDLLLTSYPRLTRAGREAVIEAMATRLESANALLDAIATGSVPAEDLGPTALRQLQLMGEAALTERLAKVLPGSRLLAVDKLKQLAQYREQLTAERLAAADLAQGRLLYSQHCGKCHKLFGEGGAIGPELTGAQRGNLDYWLSNIVDPSATVGTNYRLSIIALTDGRILNGVVGAKTERTVAIQTASEALVLERSEIDAMEESDLSLMPEGQLNAFSADEIRDLVGFLMSDTGAH; translated from the coding sequence ATGTCGCGCATGTCCATGGTCGGCACCCTGACGTTAATCTTGTCGTTCGCGTTGATGATCGGCACGATCCAAGCGGACGAAGCGTTCCCTGAGCCGTTTGACACGGAAAAGGCGGCGACGAAACCGTTGGAACCGGAGGAAGCGGCCGCCTCGTGGACGACGCCGCCGGGCTTTCAGGTCAGACTGTTTGCCGGCGAACCGGACGTGCGCCAGCCGATTGGCATGACGTTCGACGATCGCGGTCGGCTGTGGGTGGCCGAGAACTACACTTACGCCGAATCGGGCGTGAACTTCGACGCCCGGCTGCGCGATCGGATCGTCATTCTGGGAGACACCGACGGCGATCATCGCGCGGACCGGCGCACTGTGTTCGCGGATCAGCTCGAACATCTGACGAGCGTGGAAATTGGGTTTGGCGGCGTCTGGGCGCTCGCGGCGCCTTACTTGTTGTTCATTCCGGACCGTGACGGCGACGACCGGCCGGATGGCGAACCGGTCGTGATGCTGGAAGGTTGGAACGTCGCCGACGTGCGGCATAACGTCGTGAACGGATTGCGCTGGGGCCCGGACGGTTGGCTCTATGGCCGGCATGGCATTCTGGCCACGTCGCGGGTCGGCACGCCGGAGACGGCCGAGTCGGCAAGGACGGCGCTCAATTGCTGCGTCTGGCGATTTCATCCGACCCAGCATCGTTTTGAAGTCGTTTGCCAGGGGACGACCAATTCCTGGGGCATGGATTGGAACGAGCAGGGCGAATTGTTCTTCATCAACACGGTGATCGGCCATCTCTGGCATGCCGTGCCCGGGGCGCATTTCCGGCGGATGTACGGCGAGGATTTCAATCCGCACACCTACGAGTTGATTGAACAGACCGCGGATCACGTCCACTGGGACGTCACGACGGAAGACTGGCTTGCCACGCGCAAGACGTTGTCCGAAAACACCAGCCACACCGGCGGCGGCCATGCGCATTCCGGGCTGATGATCTATTCCGGCGACAATTGGCCGGAGGAGTATCGCGGCGACGTGTTCATGCTGAATTTTCATGGTCGGCGCTTGAACCGTGACCGCCTGGAGCGTCATGGCGCGACCTACACCGCGCATCATCAGCCGGATCCATTGCAGAGCGGCGACCCCTGGTTTCGCGGCATCGACTTGGCCTGCGGACCGGACGGCGGCGTCTATGTGCTGGACTGGTCCGACACCGGCGAATGTCACGACGAAGACGGCGTGCATCGCTCTTCGGGGCGTGTTTTCAAAATCGTGCATGACGGCCCCTTACCTGTCAAAACTGGGAGCGTCGATCTCGCCAAGTTATCGAATCGCGAACTGGCCAAATTGCAATGCGATGGGCAGCAGCGACTGGCCGCCCAAGCGCGTCGCTTGCTGCAGGAGCGCGCCGCAGCAGGCATCGACATGAGCGACGCCAACGAAGTGCTGCGCATGACGCTCGTCTCCACGGACGAGCCCTCGAACTTCGCATTGCGAGCCTGCTGGGGATTGCACGCAATCGGCCAGCTGAGCGATGTCGATCTGCGCTGGATGCTCAGTCACGCGGACGAACACGTTCGCACCTGGGGCGTGCGCTTACTTGCCGACCGACCGATCACCGATGCCAACACACGCGCGTTGCTTGAACAACTGGCGGAACATGAGCAATCCGGCCTCGTGCTGACGTATCTGGCTTCCGCCATGCAGCGATTTCCGTTGGACGACCGTTGGGCGCTGGCCACATTGCTAGCGTCCCACGCGGAGTTTGCCGACGATCGCGTGTTGCCGCTCATGGTCTGGTATGGCATCGAGCCGTCGGTTCCGGTTTCGCCCGCGGCAGCGACGGAACTGGCGCTGAATTCGAAGCTGCCCAAGTTGTCGACGTTTATCGTCCGACGGATCACCGGGGAGTTGGCGCGGAATCCACAAGCGGCGGACCCGTTGGTGACGTTCCTCCGCAGCACGCCTGACGCTGCTTTGCGGCGAGCAATTCTCATCGGCATGAGCGACGCCCTACGCGGTTGGCGTCAGGCGCCGGCGCCGGCGGGATGGGCGGCGTTCGCAGCCACGCTGAGCGATGCGGATGATGAAACGATGTCGTGCGTCCGCGAGTTGTCCGCTGTCTTCGGTGACGGACGCGCACTCGATGAATTGAAGCAAGTTGTCGGCGACGCCTCGCAACCGCTCGTCCAGCGGCGCGAGGCGCTTCGCGCTTTAGTGCAGGCTCGCGTGGAAGGACTGGACGAGACGCTGCGGCCGTTACTGGCAAACCGCGAATTGGCCGTGGACGCGGTGCAGAGTTTGGCGACGCTCGACTTAGCGCACCACCAAGACCTCTTGTTGACCAGCTATCCGCGATTAACTCGGGCTGGGCGCGAAGCCGTGATCGAAGCGATGGCCACGCGTTTGGAAAGCGCGAACGCACTGTTGGACGCCATCGCCACTGGCAGCGTGCCTGCCGAGGACCTTGGTCCGACCGCGCTCCGACAATTGCAGTTGATGGGCGAGGCTGCGCTCACGGAGCGCCTCGCCAAGGTCTTACCGGGATCACGGCTGCTGGCGGTGGACAAGTTGAAACAATTGGCGCAATATCGCGAACAATTGACTGCGGAGCGTTTGGCGGCGGCCGATCTTGCGCAAGGGCGTTTGCTGTATTCACAGCATTGCGGGAAGTGCCACAAGCTGTTCGGCGAAGGGGGCGCGATCGGTCCCGAGTTGACCGGGGCGCAGCGCGGCAATCTCGATTATTGGTTGTCGAACATCGTCGATCCCTCGGCGACGGTTGGCACCAACTATCGGTTGTCGATCATCGCGCTCACCGACGGCCGCATTCTCAACGGCGTCGTGGGCGCCAAGACCGAACGCACCGTGGCGATTCAAACCGCTTCAGAGGCGTTGGTGCTGGAGCGCTCCGAGATCGACGCGATGGAGGAATCGGACCTGTCCTTGATGCCGGAAGGTCAACTCAACGCGTTCTCCGCGGACGAGATTCGCGACCTCGTGGGCTTCTTGATGTCAGACACGGGCGCTCATTGA
- a CDS encoding PEP-CTERM sorting domain-containing protein has protein sequence MRIRTRGLLLAALAAPLSATPALAAPIVPGFTVEHYADVTDPAEMTFNPATGDLYVGRDNSGSGGSQAEAVKIHLFAPGGATVTEFGDTAIPDPDSVLFDATGDVSGVPGSVLVAGRQVAEGALRAIHPDQTTTLLFHVGSGLVNPNGLKFDSTGRVIIADNLGPVAASTGGNPTILYNLGGVNGTIAIDADDNIYTDGPDGVIRIHAADGSLVNGNFYTDPNPGPGGFQLEFGPGGPLWGDSLYGISRDTGELLRFDALGVPTVIGTGFGGPGGPTAPDMEFGPDGALYVALFSEDEIIRIVPEPGSLALLGIGFGAALYCFRRR, from the coding sequence ATGCGCATTCGTACTCGAGGGCTATTGCTGGCAGCGCTCGCCGCGCCCTTGTCAGCCACTCCCGCCCTGGCGGCGCCGATTGTTCCCGGCTTCACGGTCGAGCATTATGCTGACGTTACGGACCCGGCGGAGATGACGTTCAATCCCGCGACTGGTGACCTTTACGTCGGTCGCGATAACTCCGGCTCCGGCGGCAGCCAGGCCGAAGCGGTAAAGATTCACCTGTTCGCTCCCGGCGGGGCGACGGTCACGGAGTTCGGCGACACGGCAATTCCGGACCCGGATTCCGTGTTGTTCGACGCCACAGGCGATGTCAGCGGCGTGCCGGGATCTGTCCTGGTGGCCGGTCGCCAAGTCGCTGAAGGCGCATTGCGTGCGATCCATCCCGATCAGACGACCACGCTGTTGTTCCATGTCGGCAGCGGCCTGGTCAATCCGAATGGTCTGAAGTTCGACAGCACCGGACGCGTGATCATCGCGGATAATCTCGGCCCCGTGGCGGCATCGACCGGTGGCAATCCCACGATTCTCTACAACTTGGGCGGCGTGAACGGCACAATCGCCATCGACGCAGACGACAACATTTACACCGACGGCCCGGACGGCGTCATTCGTATCCATGCCGCCGACGGCTCGCTGGTGAATGGGAATTTCTACACCGATCCGAATCCGGGTCCTGGCGGGTTCCAACTCGAATTCGGCCCCGGAGGTCCCCTGTGGGGCGACTCCCTCTATGGCATCAGCCGTGATACCGGCGAGCTGCTTCGCTTCGATGCGCTCGGCGTCCCGACTGTCATCGGCACGGGTTTCGGCGGCCCCGGCGGCCCAACCGCCCCGGACATGGAATTTGGCCCGGACGGCGCTTTGTACGTCGCACTGTTCAGCGAAGACGAGATCATCCGCATCGTTCCTGAGCCCGGCAGTCTGGCCCTGCTAGGGATTGGTTTCGGCGCGGCCTTGTACTGCTTCCGCCGACGCTAA
- a CDS encoding glyoxalase superfamily protein — MRRESAHGKWEHRFDSRAPVYMQFSRAGCVLHLSEHHGDCCPGSTVFLTMAGSDEFHQEIAAKNYGYNRAGVERTFYGAKCVEVIDPFGNRLRINEYLDK; from the coding sequence ATGAGGCGAGAATCAGCCCATGGCAAATGGGAACATCGATTCGACAGTCGGGCGCCCGTGTACATGCAGTTCTCGCGTGCAGGATGCGTGCTCCACTTATCAGAGCACCATGGCGACTGCTGTCCAGGATCCACGGTTTTCCTGACGATGGCCGGCAGCGATGAATTCCACCAAGAAATCGCGGCTAAGAACTACGGCTACAACCGAGCTGGTGTGGAACGCACGTTCTACGGCGCGAAGTGCGTAGAAGTGATCGACCCGTTTGGCAATCGACTCCGGATCAATGAGTATCTGGACAAGTAA